The Sardina pilchardus chromosome 24, fSarPil1.1, whole genome shotgun sequence nucleotide sequence GCCCTCCCCCAGCCCATGCAGTAGCCGCGGGACCCCAGGGTACTCCCGCCGCGGGTCGAGACTTAACGCCCGTTGGGACTGCGACAGCAGCGCGCCCTCCTCCGAGCGTGACCGTTGAGAGTGCCAGGCGGCCTGTTGCTGGTGGAGTGAGCTGATGGAGTTGTAGGGCTCCGGCAGGTGCGGATACGCGGATTCCTGGCTCTGGGAGAAGGACAGCGAGGACTGCGGGTAGGGGGGTGGGAAGTAGGGTGGCTGGAAGTCCGATGCCGGGGTGTGACACAAGGGGGGCGCAGAGGAATAGGCAGCCTGGTTGAGGGAAGACAGCTGGGAGAGACGGCCGCTCGGTGAGGAACCAGTCAGTCCGTCCGCGCGCTCCTGTGCGTAACAGAGAATGTTTGTCAGAACTACCACGTTTATGATATCTTCTTGCTTTTTATAGCCCCACACAGAGCTTGTGAACACAATTGCATTTGGGTTGAGAACAAAACATGCAAGCATGCAGGAAAATATGAAGCCTGATGGAAACAGTAGAAGTGGTTTTGCAAGACACTTGACAGTTGTATACTTTGAGCGTTGCATTGAGCGAGTTAACAGCTGAAACGGACTCATACATGTAATTGCACATAAAGAGTAAAGTAAAACTGACAAATACGGCCAAGTCTTATCTGAATGTTCTAAAAGTAAAGTAATTAATTCCTTGATTGGTGCACAATGCGGGAATGTAGCCCCAAACATTCCGAACACTCCCCAACCAATGCGCATTTACCCTGGAATCCATTCGATTTTCTAAAGCTAGGTCATTGAAATCAATCACACTGCAGAAGTGAAAACACATTAATCGGGCTCGTGAAACATTTCATTCCAAAgaaatttaaatatataaaggATACTTCTGAGTCATTCCAAATGTATTTTAACGTCTGCAGGCTTTTGAAAAGTCCTAATTATCATGGTTGAAACAAACTAGGCTATTGTTTTTATAACAGTCtccatattttatttatttcctatgAAGTGTAACTCAGTTCTCTCATCACATCTATTCCATAACAATTCGACAGGCATCTGGAATCAGACACTTAACGGCCTTATTGCTAGTGTCCAAGTGGCCTGACAGCGAAATCTCTTGCAATGGCTTAACTTAAGTTGAGACCTCGCAAATACGACCCGACAGGAGTGTCACGGCCAGAATGGATGCGTGGTGCTGAGCTGACTCACCATCGCCGAGTAAGTGTGGACTAACATCTGGAACTCGCAATTCCCAATTCGGATATCCTGTGCGCGTCAAAGTCCTGGAGAGTAGGCTAGTGTAATCTAAAACCCACGCTGGCTCATCTGCGTATTGTGTCCATACGGTTCGAACTCGGTCTCCGCTGCGCACTTTGTTGTCTTATTCATGCGCTAGTTCTAAACGTGTGCTGACAAAGGCTGTAGGAATATCATGCGTCCCCGTGTCTCTCCATGCGCGCTACTTATAGTTTTCTGCACGAGTCGCTCTGACCGGGGGAGGGGTCTTGGGCAGGCAGTTTAAAGAGatattctttcattcatttatttgatCTTTAATATATCACTTCCATGGTTGGGTAAACCTACTTTTGAGATAAGTGAATAAGGAAAATCAACGCAATTATTTATGTTCTAAATTGAATAATTTGCATTTTCACACCGAGTATCAAGACCAACAACACATAAAACGTTGATATTAAATCCCCAAATTCTAAGAGTCTGTTATCTTTGCTGGTCAAAACATTTGACAAAAGTAGAGAAACGTGTATTACCTGAAGGCCGTACGGTTCGGTTTTGCTCCGTGATTTCCACAGCATGTTGGCGCAGTTGTGTTTGATTTTCGACACAGGAGGTTGCGTGTTGCGCGCACAAGTAACAAGCACTGAGTAGCTAAGTTAGGGAGCCTCACGAGTTTTGTTCCCAACTCAGAGACAGGGGCTGGGATGCgctgtgggggtggggtgggggcaggtggaggagcaaacaaaacagtggaGTGGGGGTTATGTGAACAAAAACATGTAAAGGGGGAGCAGAATTGTTTAACTTAAAACATGGTGGGGTTGCAGTGCAACAAAACATGGTGGGCTTGCATCCCAGCTTATTTGTGGTGGATGCGCTGCCCTTTAGTAGGTCCACCTTACACACCCCTCTATAGCCATATCAGTAACATCCAGAGAAAAAGCACAGGTGTGATAACTTGTCCAAATACTAGAAAAGCAATATTATAcagaaatgtaatttacaatTAAGCTTTAGGTCtattaaacattttaatttgaatTATTACTAGTTATGTCAGCAAGGCCCTGGCCAGACCATGCAATTACTAAAAACAtttaatatttacattttataaGTGGCAAAGTTTTTGAAAGAGACAGTCAAGGGTCATGGTGATCTTTTGTTAGTTGAAGAGTCTCTTGAGCTTGGCCACATCATTATACAGCCTGTTAGTAAGATTAAGATTCAGCGCCACTTTGTGGTCATCCACTGGTAGTGCACCATCGCAGTTTGTGGGTACACAAGAGAAATCACTCATTGCAAACATGAACACAGAAAGCTAAGCACTACGATTACAtacaaataatatttattttgttcagatgaaatacaaaacaatctataaaagggattcagtcagtctcTGTAGTAGCAGTTCCATCACTGACTCTGCATATCAGTATATGTTTAGCCAGGATGAGTGTgcttgtatgtctgtctgtctgtctggtttgCGTCACTTGCATTCttttttctgtgtatgtgcgcataGCAAACATGATGCATGATGCCTTTATGGGTGTATGTGCTCATTGAGCTATTGCTCGCCTGAGCTGTTTCATGTCCTTCAGACAGCTGGCCTGTGCCCCTTTCAGCTCCTCTCCGATCTCCTTCCTGCAGGCAGGACACATCTGAGCCAGAGCACACAGCGCCTCCTGCAGGGCTTCCACTGTCGGTGCATCCGTCCGGCTCCCTTTAATGCCGAGTGTGGATAGGACGTTGGCCAGCCAGCCCTGTTCCCTGACCAGTGCCGTGAGTCCAGGGCGACCCCTAAAGCACGCGCCCAGGGCCTGCATGCTGAGTCTCCACAGCTCCCCCACCTCGTCCCATGCCTCCTCCCACGCAGCAGCCACAGATCCGGGCGGAGAACCACGCGCAGAACCCAGAGCACCAAGTAGGAACCGCAGTGCCGCGTTGAAGAACCGCCGTTCACCCGGATCCGTCAGGTCTAAAAAGTACATAAAACACAGCGCACATTTTAAACTAAGGACACAACACGTACCTACACACAGGGATGGGGAGTATTTATGATGCATGTATTTACCTGATTAtgcatttcaaatacaaaatagtatattgtcatttgtattttcaTTAGTTTGAGGAAAAGGGCTGTGTATCAAAATAGTTTATAGGTGTGTATTTTCGTAGTTTAATTTAATTAttatgaatacatcgttactttttcattgctgtgcctttgtttcatgaaatcttgcttcgcgtcgtgcctaacaacgccccttagctgttcgattatacagtataaagcacggcctctcggggcttattgcttaatcatAGGTTTGCCTGTTTTCAGTAGAACTGGAACAGGTTTGACTGTGCTGATGATACACAAGGCACCTTTCTGAGCAGTGTTGCTAGGCAATGTTCCCTATTGTTGTTCTGGCACATTCCCTGATCTTGGGCAACTTATTTTTCTTGAGAACTCTCATCATCAATGGGCATGTAACAGGATCAGGAACAGTAACATGATCATCCAATTGGAAAACAAATGGAACCAGTTATGTGACTGCCctgctcaaaaagttgccccATGTATCCCCTAAACACAATGaccattgtttatttattcccCTTGGTGCCAATATAAAGCCATATACCACTTAGATGGTGCCCAGTTAGTTAAAAACAACAATATCAAGCATTCTGGGCATGCATTGACAATGTCAAAGACTTCATTCTCCGCATTTTATGTCAGAGTACCATGAGTTTGAGGCCGATATTTTAAGGTAATCTTACTGCATTGGTTGCTTTAAACCCACATTCTGTGGGTCTCAATAGGTTCTGTAGTTAGTTTCCACCACTTGACAAGTTCAGCTGTGACTTCTTTTAGTACATTGATGATGTAGTATTTAGGCTATGAGATGTAACAGGCAAGTCAGCATAGTTGATCTGTTGACAGTTTGCAGATTTATGGCATGTCTCATAGGCAGAGCAGTGTTGCTCTGAAACACTGTCCACTTAAACAACAGTCAGTGTACTGATGAAGGAATTAAATAGACAGATATGGAAGGTTTGCAAAGTGATTTCATGCTCTCTTAAAAGAGTATTTTGGAAACTGTAGAATTCTATTTTGATACATGGtgtggctactgtatttcatagtttattttgacacacttaAATTGAGGGTATTTGATATTGTATTTTAAAATACCTTTTTTAAAATACCTTTATTTTTACCCTCCCCTGCCTACACCCATACAGGCCTACAATTAATAGTGTAATGTTGCGgtcatgcaaatgcacacatactgttcatacacatactgtgtacCGTATACTATTCTATACTCTCTCAATATGCGTTTTTGTGAGTTATGGGGATGTCATGAATCTACAAACGTCACTGACATTGTGTTTGTCGCAAAATATAGGCGATATTAGACAACAAATTGGTACCAAGAGAGAAAATGATCTAAATGTAAAAGTCTTCTCCATTAAAAGGCTGACTTACCAGAGGGTGTCACTTTTGTTCTACCCAACATGAGTCCAAGTGTACAGAAATTGGCTGCTAGAACAAGGAGGCGTGGCTTATGCAGGAGAAGAGGAAGTGCCTCATCTAAAAGCTTCTGTAGCTCTGAGAATGACGGGTCTTTCCTGAAGATGACAGAGCACAaacaacactcaaacactggCCCTTTTTACTGCAAAACAACAACCATCATATCCTCAcatcaaaagaaaaaacaggGAACCGATACAAAagctgagaattataaggttctatctccattttggtcgaaattgagtttttgacatcatctgatccattaggtgcttattaatgcctgtgtggtgttatttttgtaaaaaaaaaaaaaaaaagttaattattagcaaaataaaaaggtactacagtacagttttgctagctatgtaaaactttgatgctcaatatctcagaactaccctaaacggagatataaccttataattctaagctcacGAAATAAATGGGCTGTCCCGTAGGGATACACAACACAAACTGAATCCTGACATGTAAGAATTAGGACTAGAACACACAGTTAATGCTAAATAAAAACTGTACTATACTCTACATTGCATATATGCATACGATTATAGGCTTGTTTCCATTACAGGAACCGGACCTTCATTTTACAGGGCATGGCCCATTTGTTTGCGTTTTCATTTAGACAAACTGCCCCGTAACGCAATGATCAAGGAACTTCTACGGGGCTGAATAAAGTCCCTGCCTCAGGGCAGATAGATACAGTACTTCAGTGCAGCCCGAAACTCCTGCAGTGGTGCAAGACGTAAACGAGGTGTGAGTGGAAGACGACACACATTTTTAAACCCAGCAACGTTTTAAACGTTACAGCTAAATTAATTACAGGTTAGGCTATTAGCTCATCGAGTTGAAATTGCCTACACTGAATGAACAAATGTCCTCTAAAAATAGGCTTTTACTAATTAGAATTGATggcatgttcattttatgaGTTATACAGTTTACGGTTATAAATGAAACCTacgtaattaattaattaaattggtACAGCTATTCAAAGGAAGCCTCTGGTGTCTATTGACTACAGTTCACTCCATTTGAAGTGAACGCCATTGACTCCAGTTTTACCCCATTTGCATAAAATAAAATGAGCTGTTGCAAaaatgttgatgtttaaaaccaGATATTTACTGGATAGATTCATTTAGGTAGCAAGAATAAGTTACTGTAACTGgacgttttaaaaaaaaaaatgatcctGGTGCCCCCCTTAACCCCATGAGccctaggctattttaagggcattttcactctTGAATTTCCACTccgggatcaataaagtatctatctatctatctgtctgatTAAGGATTTAGCAGTGTAGCAGTGATTTAAGGTGCATCATAGAGTATTTGCTGCAGTTGCTATGCCATTTTAGTAAATCTAAATATCATTGCAATTGTGCAGCAAATAAGGCTGCATATGGGTAGATCTTGTAGGTCCTGTAAGCAATGGAAACACAGCGGCTGAAAGGGCTAAGTAGCGATGTGTTCCTACACCTGTCCCTTTCACCTGGGTAGTGGGCCATACACCTGCAATGGAAGTGGAGCTCATAACTACCTGACTTTGTCCGGCTCTGTGACGGCAATGTTGAGTAGAGTGGAGCAGGCCGTCTCCAGGGCAGGGTCTCGTGTTTGGGCCTTGCCTTCCTGCTTCTGAAGACCCTCCCATCCCCTCTGGAGGAGGCCAATCAGCAGAGAGAGCAAGTccagagacagcagcacctgccGAGGGCCCTCCTCAGCGGTCAGGTGGCACAGGGCAGGGAGCAGATATCTGTGGTGGACCAGGGAAGATTCACTAGCCTATTCCACTTCTAAATCCAATACATATACATACCCAGTGCTACTGTGTAAAACATAAACATTCAAAACACAGACCTACACAGAACACATCTGAACAATAGCTTATTGCCCATTTCTGtagaaaaactaaaaaaaaaaaaaaaaggatgtggATGATCTGCACCTGAGAGCATGTTCTCCTGTccacttgtttttttgtgaCCCTGGGCCCAATGACATATCTGCCATCCAGCTGGACAGGTCCCTCAAATCCCCGCCTCCCTGCAGGTGATCCCGGGAGAATCCAATCAGGAAAGGCAGCAGTGAGGTCACCTCTTCTTTCAGACAGGACGTCTCTTCTGCCAGCCAGGCACACAGACAGCGAAAGGTGGCAAAGACGAAGGGGTCGCCATGGCGACTCTGGTCGACCTGATGGAAACAAGAACAGCAGGTGATTAGGGGGTGTATGCTTGTTAATGTTTCACTAACCTTTGGAGTGGTGGCTTGTTCGTTTGTAAAGGTTGGAGACTCTCCAATGAGGAGTTAGTTAAAATATTTCTTTTTGCATTTTGTCCTGTATTATAGTGTTACTTATTGACTAATATTATTAGTGCCTCATGCAATCTGTTTTATTATGCTCACCTGTTTCAGGTAGAAGATGACTGCAGAAAAGGCTTCCTCGAGGATGCCCAGCACCTGCCTGGTCTGCTGCAGGCTAAGCCCAGGGAGAGAGGTCTGTGGCTGGTCAGAGCTGTCGTCGAGTCCCTGGCTGCAGGCCTGCTCCATTGCCGCCTCCATGATGCGATAGCACGCAGTGAGCCAATGCTGGAGGTCCAGGGACATGTCGGTTCCGGGCGGCTCCTCCAGACCCATCCGCACCTCAACGCAGGCCCGATTCACCAGCAGACAGCAGAACCGGGGAGGCCCGACGCAGTCCCAGCCACACAGGTCCAGCAGGCAGGCCGAGAGCACCAGCACCGGACCCAGCTGGCGAGTGCTCAGTTTGGACTGAGCCAGCGGCCTCACGGCAGCCCAGAGCTCTACGGCCAGCTTCCTCACCTCCCCGCTCTCCAGCAGCCCTTCCTGTGGTGGCAGGAACTGCACCAGCTCAGCGCACAGCTCCAGCCGCTCGTGCTCTTTGGCCTGGCAAAATTCACGGCTCAACCCTTCCAGCATCCCCCCCAGCTGGGCCGAGTGCCTCTGCCAGGCCTGCAGGCCGAGCTGTGAGAGCAGAAGTCCGAGCAAGGGACGGCCTCTCTGGCCGCTGAGGGTTTGGGTCTGTCCGATGGCCCGGCACAGCGCCGGTACCGCCCCGCGGGTCAACAGCCTCTCCGGTCCGCCCGGTACCACCGACACCGCCTCTAGAACTTGGTAGCAGTCTGAAGCCAGCGCCTCGTTGAGGAGAACTGCCGAGCAAGGAGATGTCTGACCGCCAGATTCTTCTCCAGCAACCTCCGGTGGGGAGGGCTGAGATGATTGTGCACTGTGGTCACCGTTGCACGCGCTTGGGGGCGCCCCGGTCTCTTTCTGCTGGCTGGTTTGGGGGGTGCGCTGTTTTTGTGGCGTCCAGGCAGGCCCATCCGACAGCAGGCCCAGGAGCATCGGCAAGGTGCTGAGCATCTGTTGGTGCTGTGCCATGTCAGGGTCGGTGCTCAAGGCAGCCAGCAGAGCCGAGCCCAGAGAGAGTAGGTCCTGAGCGGGCAGACCAGAGCTAGTGTCCCCTCTTACAGCCGTCACCAGGAGACGGGCAGGCAGGTTCAGGCCCACTGCTTCAAATACACGTCGCAGTGTCACACGGTCTAATTGACTTGCTGGACACACACGGGTGATCTACGGAGAGGCCAGACCAGACATAATGTTTAACACGCTGCAAACTCCTCTCATCCACCAAAATCTGTCTCTAACATATCATGCATAGGCTAATATGTCTCCTTACAAACAATCTCAAAAGGTTACGGCAATGAATGTTTACAGTGGGGCTTCATAGTAACAGGATTATGTATTGAATCAGCACAAGCATTTTTACCAGGAGAAGGGCAGCTAATGTCTGGCTGTCATTCTTGGCATGGGTAAGCGCATGAAGACATCTTTCCAGTATCTCCTTCTGATCTGGAGAGAGATCGGACGCCGCTGGGAGTGCCTTCATCTCGTCTGCTCCGTCAACACTAGTGCTCCCGGATTCATCCATTACCATTATGGACCTAtaacacaaagaaacaaacgTAAAGTTTCCAAACCTGCAGTTAATAATACTCAACTTGTCTAGTTCTTCGAATAATTT carries:
- the ncdn gene encoding neurochondrin, yielding MVMDESGSTSVDGADEMKALPAASDLSPDQKEILERCLHALTHAKNDSQTLAALLLITRVCPASQLDRVTLRRVFEAVGLNLPARLLVTAVRGDTSSGLPAQDLLSLGSALLAALSTDPDMAQHQQMLSTLPMLLGLLSDGPAWTPQKQRTPQTSQQKETGAPPSACNGDHSAQSSQPSPPEVAGEESGGQTSPCSAVLLNEALASDCYQVLEAVSVVPGGPERLLTRGAVPALCRAIGQTQTLSGQRGRPLLGLLLSQLGLQAWQRHSAQLGGMLEGLSREFCQAKEHERLELCAELVQFLPPQEGLLESGEVRKLAVELWAAVRPLAQSKLSTRQLGPVLVLSACLLDLCGWDCVGPPRFCCLLVNRACVEVRMGLEEPPGTDMSLDLQHWLTACYRIMEAAMEQACSQGLDDSSDQPQTSLPGLSLQQTRQVLGILEEAFSAVIFYLKQVDQSRHGDPFVFATFRCLCAWLAEETSCLKEEVTSLLPFLIGFSRDHLQGGGDLRDLSSWMADMSLGPGSQKNKWTGEHALRYLLPALCHLTAEEGPRQVLLSLDLLSLLIGLLQRGWEGLQKQEGKAQTRDPALETACSTLLNIAVTEPDKVRKDPSFSELQKLLDEALPLLLHKPRLLVLAANFCTLGLMLGRTKVTPSDLTDPGERRFFNAALRFLLGALGSARGSPPGSVAAAWEEAWDEVGELWRLSMQALGACFRGRPGLTALVREQGWLANVLSTLGIKGSRTDAPTVEALQEALCALAQMCPACRKEIGEELKGAQASCLKDMKQLRRAIAQ